In Carya illinoinensis cultivar Pawnee chromosome 9, C.illinoinensisPawnee_v1, whole genome shotgun sequence, the following are encoded in one genomic region:
- the LOC122277327 gene encoding glutathione S-transferase U8-like — MAEDHEVVVFGVWGSAYSRRVETALKLKGVPYKYIEEDLSKKSPSLLKYNPIHKKIPVLVHNGKHIVESLVILEYIEETWQEGYPLIMPKDPYQRALARFWAKFIDDKCFPAIRKACWGEEAQEREKAGEEAAELLKLLEKELQEKRFFGGENIGMVDIAANVIGFSLGAYEEASGVKLMTREKFPKLCNWRDEFMSNSAAIKENIGPSREELISFLRNYFLKK, encoded by the exons ATGGCAGAAGATCATGAGGTGGTGGTATTCGGTGTTTGGGGAAGTGCGTATAGTCGCAGAGTAGAGACTGCTCTTAAACTGAAAGGAGTGCCTTACAAATACAttgaagaagatttaagcaagaaGAGTCCTTCGCTTCTCAAATACAACCCCATCCACAAGAAGATTCCCGTCCTCGTACACAATGGAAAGCATATCGTGGAGTCCCTTGTTATTCTTGAATACATTGAGGAAACTTGGCAGGAGGGCTATCCCTTAATCATGCCCAAAGATCCTTATCAGAGAGCTCTTGCACGTTTCTGGGCCAAGTTCATTGACGACAAG tGCTTTCCTGCGATACGGAAAGCTTGCTGGGGCGAAGAGGCGCAAGAGCGTGAGAAGGCTGGGGAAGAAGCAGCAGAACTGCTAAAATTATTGGAGAAGGAGCTCCAGGAGAAAAGATTCTTTGGAGGAGAGAATATAGGAATGGTAGACATTGCTGCAAACGTCATAGGCTTCTCGCTTGGAGCTTATGAAGAAGCTTCTGGGGTAAAGTTAATGACAAGAGAGAAATTTCCTAAACTCTGCAACTGGAGGGATGAGTTTATGAGCAACAGTGCTGCTATCAAGGAAAATATTGGACCTTCCAGGGAGGAACTCATTTCTTTTCTACGAAATTACTTTCTTAAGAAATAA